Within Ovis aries strain OAR_USU_Benz2616 breed Rambouillet chromosome 3, ARS-UI_Ramb_v3.0, whole genome shotgun sequence, the genomic segment tcccatctctttaagaattttccatagtttgttgtgattcacagagtcaaaggctttggcatagtcaatgaagcagaagtagatgtttttctgaaattcttttgctttttctgtgatccagtggatgttggcaatttgatctctggttcctctgccttttctaaatccagcttggacatctagaagttcacagttcacgtactctggaagcctggcttggagaattttgagcattacttcacagGCGTGTGAAAtcagtgcaactgtgcagtaatttgaacatattttggcattgcctttctttgggactggaatgaaaactgaccttttccagacctgtggccactgctgagttttccaaatttgctggcatattgagtgtaggactttaacagcatcatcttttaggatgaacctaaagactgtcatacagagtgaagtaagcccaaaagagaaaaacaaatattgtatatcaatGCATACATGTGGATCTAAAAAAGTGGTATAGATAATcgtatttgcaaagcagaaatagagacacagatgtagacaaCAAATGAATGGCTTCCAAGGGGGAAAGGGGTTGGATGGGAGGAGCTGAGAGAttggattgacacatatacactattgatactgtgtataaaatagccAGCTGATgggaacatactgtatagcacagggaaccgcACTCCATGCATTGCAATGtcctaaatgggagggaaatctAAAAGGGAcgacatatatgtatgtattacgtgtggctgattcattttcctcttccctagaagctaatacaacattgtaaaacaactatatgccataaaaatcaatatttaaaacttGAGGCCTGCCCAGAGGCTCTACAAGGGCCTTTTCAGTTCTGACCTTTTGGGGAAGTGACTCTGGACTCTGCTCTGGGATTGTAACACCTCCTTCCCAGGGAGTTAGGATTCTGTAATAACTGAATGCAACGGTGATTGCATGATAGGTGTGGTGGACATAAATAATTGTCATTTAATTCACAAGACTTCAGCCTGAGGTAGATAATAATGGAGGAGCTACAATAAAAGAACCATATCCCAAGAGTCTCATGTGTTAATGGATCTAATCCAACCAGTGAGATCCTGAATTTCCAGCTGATGTAATAATTGGATGAAATTTGGGGGGATCTTTGCAGGAGTTAGCATATGCTGTTTGTGGAAGGGACATGAATTGTTGTGACCAGAGGGCATACTGTGGGGTCTGGTGTCCACAGGAAGACTTGGCCGTTCTGTTCTTCTGTCCACATATAAGCCAGAACAAGGTGGAGTCTACTTCCCCTCCCCTTGAGCCTGAGCTGACCCTGTGACTGCTCTGGCCAGTAGAATATGGTGGAAGTGAACTTCTGAGCTCAATCCTAAAGAGGCCTGGCTGCTTCTGCTCCCTACCTTCCTTCTTAGAACCCAAGCAGCTATATGAGAAAGGCTCATATGGAGGAGAAGCAAGCCCCTGGACTCCAGTTATCAATGCATTGTCTGTCAGCTCCAGATTCACCTGCCATGGCCTGCTCTGTGAAAATTTAGAGGGGCCCTTTAAATACCTTCCTTTGTTTACTGGAACAAGATTGAGCTTTGTCAGTAGAGGGTGATGGAGAGAGAGCGCAAGAGGAAGGGGCTTTCCTTCCTGGCTCCAGGTTCCTCCTGGCAGACTCCTGCAGCACCCACAGTTTCTCCAGAACTTCTCCTGTGTTGCCAAGGCTTTTCTCCTGCAGTGCACAGTGGTCAGCAGTTTCCAGTATCCCCTTTGGGTGGTTTTGAGGTGGAGACACGTCTTCACAAACAGGTCTCCCTAGTTTTCCCTGGATCTGAGGTCCGGATCTTGGCATTGGGGTCCACTTCCTTGGGTGCGCTCCCTTAGGTCTAGAGGTAGGGGCTGCTCCTTATAACTGCAGCCCCTGTATGCTTAGATTTCTTGCTTCTTACTAGCCAAACTCTCATGACTCAATCACCTGGTACagttaataattctttatattaaacCTCATCTGTTCAAATGATTGTCTCCTGACTGATATGGTCCTGGCCAACAGCTCCAGCTGAACTCCTAgctagtcattcagtcgtgtccgactctgtgtgaccccatagactgtagcctgccaagctcctctgtccatgacatccAGCACCAAATCCACCCATGTGAAATGAGGCCATTTTGGACCTTCCAGACATCCTAGCATCCCAAACAACATCACATAAAGTAGAAGAACTGCCCAGTAAGCCTATTGAATCactagaaaaaataaagcattatggTTCAAGCCTCTAAATTTTGGAGTGGTATGTTATGTGCAATAGATACCTGAAACCTCCCTACAACCCAGTAGGTGtcattattccattttacagatgaataaactatAAAGTTCAGTGACAATCAGTGTCTTGCCAACAATTACAGAACTAGGAAATGGCTGAACCAACATTCAAACATAGGCTTGTATTAACCAAACTCCTTTAAATACACAATCTTACTTAGGGAGCCAGAAGGAGCCTTAGGAATAGTGTCCACCATCCCTCATTCTCTagccaaagaaactgaggctcagagggcagaagcgacttgcccaaagtcacccagctAGGAAATGGCAGAGTCAGGACTCTGAATTAGAAGCCTGGTTCTCCTGACCCTCAACCTGGagctcttcctctccctcacacTGTTGTCCCTCATGCCTTCCTTTCATTCTTGCCCTCACCCACATACTTTTCCCCTCCAGGAATGTCCTTGGCAGGTTGGCAGAAGGATCACGCTGGGTGAGAAGCCGTAGGGCACATCTGGCCGTGTCTAGGGACAGCtttggttgtcacagctgggGGAGGGTGGACTACTACTGCCAtgtagtgggtagaggccagtgGGCAAGTCACTGATCCTCACTAAATTttagcttcttcatctgtaaagtggaataATGATACCTACTGGATTATAGAGAGGTTTCAGCTGTCTATTGCCCTTCTGGCTCCCTAAGTAAAATGATGTATTAAAGAGTTGGTTAAACCTACGTTTGAATGTTGATTCAGTCATTTACTAGTTCAGTAACTGTGAGCAAATCACTGATCCTCCAATGCACAGGATACTTGCCCCCCCAATAAGGAAGTCTCTagcccaaaatgtcagtagtgttGAAGTCGAGAATCCTTGGTCTAGAGAAACCCATGACCACACAAGGCAGGGAGGGATTCTCCATCTCCAGGGGTCTTCTCTCGTTCTCTCAAGGCTCCGGTGGCTCAAGGCCAGGTGGGCAGCTTCTACCACATCGTTTTCACCTAATGAAAAATAACTGAGTGCATGAGAGGTCCTGAGGACATCTCTGGCAGGAAGCACCTATCTCAGGAGGGCCCTGGCATTTATGAGGCTCTGAGGCACCAGGTCTGATCAGCCACAATTAGTTTATTGGAAACAAAGAGTGAGACAGACAAAAGAGAGCGTGCAGGCAGTTGACTCATTAGCTTCGTAGAAGCCTTCGCGGGCATCCTTGAAAGGTGATGGTCTCCCCTCCCACAGGGCACGGCCCTCAAAGAGTTACAGGAAAACCACCGCCAGTGTTCCGCACGTCCATGCCGCAGGTACCCCACGATGTGCAGATCTGGAGTTTCCGGGGCCTgtcccccccccccgaccccgtTCCTCCAAGATTAGGTGAAGGGGATCAGGCAGGACCAAAGAATCCAGCAAAACCCAGAAGGCAGAAGAAGGCATGAATCCTCAAGACAGCAAAAGGACTACTAGGAAAGGCTACAGAAAGAGGTCAGGGTGCGCCCCAGCCTCCCCGGGGCTCAGGGGCCTGGCAGATGGCACgcaaaggaagcagagagggagCAGGGAAGAAGGACCCTGCAGGCCCGCGGGCGGccccggggcgggggggcgggggtgcaACGGGAGGGGCGTTCCGGTGGAGCGAGGTCCTGGCTGGGCCGGAAGGCGACCTTAGCACTTCTTACAGCCCAGGATGCTGCCGCCCACCCTAGAGCAGGGGCTGCAGACGTCAGAGGTGCCCACCACCACGTTGCCGCTGCAGGGGGCGCTGCAGACGCTGGTGGTGACGGCAGGGGCAGCACCGGAGGCGCAGAGATCGCCACAGACGACGCCACCGCGGGAGCTGCTGACGCCTGAATGCGGGGAGAACAGGCAGAGACGCGGTCAGACACTGCCCCAGCCAGGCGGCGTGGGGCGGCGAACGTGCCCCCTCCCTAAAGGCATTGTGACCACCCGGCTGGAGAATGGGGAGGGGCGGGCTACTTACAGACATTCACAGCCCCGACGCCCTCGCACAGCCTGCgggcaaaggaaaagagaaaggtcAGCGCCCTGAAAAGCCGCCGGTCCACACAGCCAAGGTGAAAGGTGAGGTCCCCCGCCCTCATTCTGAGCACTTGCCCCGGAAAGGCGCCATTAAGCGGTAGCCCCGGGTCACTGTATGGGTTCTCTCTAGCCCTTATTAGCTGAGCAACCTCggatttaggggcttcccaggtggtgctagtagtaaattacctgcctgccaatgcaagagacataagagctgagggttcgatccctaagtcgggaagatgccctgaagcagggcatggccatccactccagtattcttgcctggagaatcccatggacagagaagcctggcaggctacagtccattgggtaggaaacagtcggacaggactgaagcaacttagcacacacacagccagccTCGTGGGGAAAATCTACTCCCTGAACTTTGCGGGGATGAACTCAAACTGTGCCTGTAAGTGCCTGATTCCTGCCATCAGGAACGGTAGTGCTTCGGAAATGGTAGCTCCTACTGTTTCTTTCCGTTCTAATTGACTTGCAAATGGATTCGAGGAGCAGCAGATTTAAATTCCTGAATCTGGTCTGACTGGTATCACTAAAGCATGGGCTTCCAGAGGACAGAATTtttttgtctattctttttcCCCCCGCTGCAGAATCGAAAGTGCCCCCAGGTGATGCTTGGCTCAATAAATAACTTGCATGAATGAATGGGATGTTAGAACCCATTGAGAGCAGACTCTGAGATTAGCTACATCTAGTCCCTCACTTAACAAATggataaactgaggcccagaaagaggAAATAACCAGTGCCACTCCAGCCACCTAACTCCATCCAACCTGGGTTTCCTTCCTACGCGATGCTGTCTCCTTAAGGAAAACAAAGACCCTCTGAGAGACCAAAGCAAAGGGTTGTCTTAATCAGCTTCAGAAACAAGGACAGTCTGCCGCTCACAATCTACCTTCCCAGGCCCATGTTTCCTAGGGAATCCACAGCAGAGCTCCTGAGCTCATTCCAAGAGTGTCTGGGGCAGAGGGATGGACCCTTCTGTTTCCAGGGGAAGAACCAAAGGGCACAGCCTGTGACTGTTGTCCTCCCAGAAGCGGTTCAGCCGCCCTCCACCTGAACATAGACTTCTAATGACCAGTGGGTCTCCCTTTGTGCTCAAAAGAAGCGACAAGAAAAATGCCCAGAGCAGGCTACAGCTGCTTCAAGGGACCAGTCCCTGTTATCTGTCTACCCTTAATTTCACTTGCTGCAATGAACAAACACTTAGGCAAAGGCACTATATAGTTAGAATATATAAGTGTGTGTTGATAAAATCATCTATTGACGCTGTCATTGGGAGGAAATCTGAACTCCCAGGGCTGGAGCCAAGGCCAAGTTTGAGAATAGAGTTGGAACCCTGAGGGGCATGTGCAGTGAGGGCCAGGAGAGAAGAATCACTATTGAAGGAAGGCGACCTAGCCCAGACAGGGCTCCTCAGGAACAGCAATTACTATGCCCTTGACTCTGGGCTGTGAGAAACAGATTTGCAAAAGCACCAATCCCAGATCAGCACCTAAGTGGGCATGAGAAACTGAAATGGGGCTAGAAACATACCTAAAGAAATTACTCAAATTACCTGTCCAGTTGCAGGATGGGGAGCTTTGTCAAGTAGGAAAGTCAGGGACACCACATGATGAGAacccaggcagggctgggagagaAATTTGCCTACAGTACCCACCTCTGCTCCTCGCCCTCCAGCAGGCGCCTGTAGGTGGCGATCTCGATGTCCAGGCCCAGCTTGGAGTTCATCACCTCCTGGTACTCCTTGAGCAGGCAGGCCATGTCCTGCTTGGCCTTCTGCAGGGCCTCCTCCAGCCCGGCCAGCTTGCACTTGGCATCAGCGAGGGCTGCCTCGCCCTGCTGCTCAGCCTGGGTGACTGCAGCCTCCAGCTTGGAGTTCTAAGGGCCCAGGAGAGAACAAGGTGGGTTATGGTCTCTCCACACAGCAGGAATCTCTCCCCTTCATCACCTGGATCACCCAGAGTGACCACAGCCTTGGTCTCAAGTCGTGCAAATGGACTGGAACATCGATGGTGAGATCCAGCTGGGCCTGTGGGAACCTGGGTGGGCCTCAAACAGCTCCTACCTGGCACTTGGCATTCTCGACCTCAGCTGTCAGCCTCTGGATCACGCGGTTCAGCTCATTGATCTCCTCCTTGGTGCGACGCAAGGTCTCCCCATGTCGGATCACTGTAGCCTTGATCTCCTCACACTGGTGGGAAGCAGAGAGGCTTGTGAAGCTCAGGACAGGACATTCCACCCATTCAAGACACTACAGATGTCCAGTGCACAGCCTGTGAAACCATATATGCAGCCCTGTCCTCCCACTATAACCTGAGAACTGTCTGCACTTCTGTCAGAATCTCTAGAAATCCAAATTGCCAGACAAAAGAAGCCTTGTTATTGTATGCCTCACATCCCTTCCATCATGTCTAGAAGGCAGGTGTCCTGGACCACTCACCTTGCTGCGGTACCAGCTCTCAGCCTCGGCCCGGCTGCGGCTGGCAATGTCATCATAGTGAGCCTTGATCTCAGCCACAATGTTGTCCATGTTCAGATCCCGGCTGTTGTCCATCTTGACGATGACCGAGGTGTCTGAGATGTGGGCTTGGAGAACTCGGATCTCCTGCAGATGGTGGGGCGGGAGGGTGGAAGGGTCTTGTTTACACCTTGGCTTCCCCCACCACAGTGTGTACAAGCCTTCTCAGCTCTCCTGATCTCCCTGGGCCTCCCAGAGGCCCCCCTGTgacagcctcatggactgtagctcctgctcaaactcctgtccaacTCCGACCCCAAACCAACACCCTCTCTTCCGGATCCTGGTTTCTGCCAGGGCTACAATCACTCACCTCCTCATACAGTCGCCGAAGGAAGTCGGTCTCCTGAATCAAGGCCTCCACATTGGCCTCAAGGTCTGATTTGCGGAGGTAGGCACAGTCCACATCCTGGGAAGATGGGGAGTCTTTGAGCAAAGGGGTCCCCTGGTGATCATCATCACCCCAAATTCCTCTCTCTTCTCACCCATTACAAGGAGGTGAGGAGGAAAGGATTCCCTGTGTTCCTCTTCCTGTCCCATCTCCATGCTGCCCTTCCCTGAAGGCATCTCATAACCTCCTCCCCTTCTAAGAACAAATGCCTTGTGCCTTGGAGATGAACCACCAACCTTTCACCCTTCCTTCCTGAGACCTCTCACTTTCCAGCTCTCCTTTTCCCCTTCACTGCACCAAAAAGCCTGCCAGACTGGCTCCCTCGCTCAACCACCTTGACCTTTCCCTGTTTCCCTATAGTTCACCAAGACTCCACCTGGCCACTGTTGGCTCTGCTCCATCCTCCCTTAGATCCTGGGACTGTGCCCCTCCTCTTAACCAGACTCCTGAAACACTAGAAAGGACACCATCCCTCAGAGAGAGGGGTGAGCTACAGAGAGTCTGAAGCTACCATGCCTCCACGGAATCCCAGCCACAGACTACTACTTCTGAAACACCACAGAACATCCAGAGGTCAATTCAGCTATACCCTGGCTTCAGGGCAAGGTGTTAGTGGATTGTCCAAGGTTACTGCCCTGGCCAAAGCCTTGGATGTGCCTTTCATGACCTGGTCTATGGGAATTTCCCATCCTGACTTGGCAAAGTCACTGCTCCCCAAAGAAGATGAGACCATTGTTCTCCACAATGAGAGCCTGTCATTCTGATATCCTTCATGGCTCTGCTTCCTGATCCCATGTTACTCACCTTCTTCAGAGCCACAAACTCATTCTCGGCTGTTGCTCTCAAAGCAATTTCCTCCTCGTACCTGGAGAAGAGGGCAGAGAGGGGAATCATGACAGGGCAGGTCTCCCCAGAGCCCCCTCCACATTTTACCAGTGAAGGGGACAACACTAGGGACCTTCCCACACAGCCAGATCCCTGGCAGCCCTGCTGGGTCCTCTCTGGTTGGACTTGGGGTGTGTCTATGATTCTCTCTCCACTTGGAATTGAGGGATCCAGGGGGTGACTCTTCTAGAACCTCACAGCCCTGCTGCCCAAACTGCTCTGAGGTCACCTCTGGAGGAAAATAAGGACTCAGCACCGGCCAGGAGTGGACAACAGCCCCTCTGGGACACTgcagccccagcctctccccacctGGGTGTCCAACCTAGCTCAGCGGGGGGAGGACCTA encodes:
- the KRT2.11 gene encoding hair keratin type II intermediate filament, coding for MTCGSYRAVPAFSCVSACGPRPGRCCITAAPYRGISCYRGLTGGFGSRSVCGGFRAGSCGRSFGYRSGGVGGLSPPCITTVSVNESLLTPLNLEIDPNAQCVKQEEKEQIKCLNNRFAAFIDKVRFLEQQNKLLETKLQFYQNRQCCESNLEPLFSGYIETLRREAECAEADSGRLSSELNSLQEVLEGYKKRYEEEIALRATAENEFVALKKDVDCAYLRKSDLEANVEALIQETDFLRRLYEEEIRVLQAHISDTSVIVKMDNSRDLNMDNIVAEIKAHYDDIASRSRAEAESWYRSKCEEIKATVIRHGETLRRTKEEINELNRVIQRLTAEVENAKCQNSKLEAAVTQAEQQGEAALADAKCKLAGLEEALQKAKQDMACLLKEYQEVMNSKLGLDIEIATYRRLLEGEEQRLCEGVGAVNVCVSSSRGGVVCGDLCASGAAPAVTTSVCSAPCSGNVVVGTSDVCSPCSRVGGSILGCKKC